The genomic region TAGCATCACGGCACAGGCACTATTGGCTTTGGCCACCGAAATAGCTCCCAGCACCAGTACCACCGCTAAAAGCCCGGCCAACCCCCGCTTAATAACCGCCGGCTGCTTGTCCAACCAGCCTTTTAACGATATCAACTTTTCTTTTACTTGCATCGGTCAGCTCCTTTCGGGTGTTTTCACCTAATTTTTTATAATGGTCCCTATTAAGTTGGAAAAGAAGCTAAAGAAAGGCAAATTTCGGCACTGTTAATTATAACATGTCAGCAATCAATCAGCAAAGGTTTTATGGTAAAAGAAGCTCTGCCCATAACTAAAGGACAGAGCTTCTTTGTTTTTAGGCCAGTCCGGCCTGCTTCACCTGCAGATAAATGGCGCACTCAAAGCGTTTTTTGGCTAATTGGCAGCCTAATTGATATGGTTTTAACAGGTCACCGTTAAAGGCCATGGCGTTGGCATGGCAACCGCCGCTGCAGTAGAATTTGGCCCAGCAATTTTGGCACGCTTCTTTGTTGTAGACATGAGCCTGCCTAAAACCATCAATAATGTCATGGCGTTTGATGCCTTCTTTTACATTACCTAGTAAAAACTCCGGTTTACCTACAAATTGATGACAGGGGTACAGGTCGCCCTCCGGGGTGACGGCCAAATATTCATAACCTGCGCCACAACCGGATAATCGTTTGGGTAAGCAGGGACCTCCTTTGAGGTCGATATTAAAATGGAAAAAGTTAATCGGTTCTCCGGCCTGACGGCGGGCCCATAATTCCCTGGTCAACTTGTCATATTGATCCATTAAGGAAGGAATATCTTCCTCTTTAAAGGCATAATCGGTGTCGTTTCCCGCCACCACCGGCTCAACAGAAACATCCTTAAACCCCAGCTCGGCCATGTGTAGTACATCTTGGCTGAAGTCCAGATTATGCCGGGTGAAGGTGCCCCGGATGTAGTAACCGGCGGCAGGCTGCCGCTGGACATACTCCTGGAAATGTTTAACCACCATATCGTAGGATCCCTTACCGGAGGGGGCGGGACGCATGGCGTTGTGGACTTCCGGCCGACCGTCCAGGCTTAATACAGCGGCCATATCATTGTCGATCAGGAATTGTTGTACTTCTTGATTCAGCAGCACCCCGTTGGTGGTTAAGGTAAACTTGATCTTTTTGCCGGCCTGCTCCGCTTTTTGTCGACCGTATGGCACCAGCTCTTTGATCACCTTAAAGTTAAGCAGGGGCTCGCCGCCGAAAAAGTCTATTTCTACATGTTTACGATTACCTGACTGCTCAATTAGGAAATCAATGGCTGCCCTACCCACTTCCTCGGAAAGTAATCCACTGGGACCCCCGAACTGCCCCTGGCCGGCAAAACAGTACCGGCAGCGCAGGTTGCAGTCATGGGCAGCGTGCAAGCACAGGGCCTTAACTACCCCGTCCCTTTTAGGTTGGTAGCCTTCCCGGTGGGGATCAGTGGTAAAGAGTAACCCCTCTTGCTGCAGGCCTTCTATTTCAATGAAAGCTTGCTCAATATCCGCAGTGTTGTATTTGGCGGACAGCAAGGCCAATATTTCTTCTTTGGTCCTGGCTTGGTATTGGTCCAGAATATCCCAAACCAATTCATCCACAACATGTACTGCCCCGCTGTGGACATCTAAAACTATTCTCACATCATCAAAAATAAATTTATGTAACACTAACAGCCCCTCCATAGAAAACTTGACTGGCACCAAGCCTTGAGGCATACCCACAAGAGGCACAGGCAGACGGGGCCTTAGTGGCCCTGGTGCAAAGTTCTTACCCATATGCCAAAAAAATTACCTTATCCCGACGGGACAAGGTTCCTTTTGACCGGTAGCATTATGCCGGTTAGTTGATTAAGCTTGTTTAGCGCAAACCTGGTTACCCACAGTGCAGGAGGTTTTGCAAGCGGATTGGCAAGAAGTAGCGCACTCGCCACAACCACCGGTTTTCAAGGTCTCTTTTAAGGAAGTCTTATTCAAAGTTTTGATATGTTTTGTCAAGTCTTTCATCCCCTTTCCGGATATCATTATAAAGCACCTGGTTTGTCCAAAGCAAGTAAAACTTGGTTAGAGTCACTTTATTACCATTCCGGTGAAAAATATAATTCCAATAGATTTTACCAATCTTTAAGATATTTTTAATGTTAACATTATATAATAAAGATCAAATGTAGGTTTTCCGTCCTACTTATAAATTTTCCTCACCTCCGTTAAGAAGGGGCGCCGGGTTGGTGCTCCTTCTTAATTTTATTCCGGCTGATATAATATTTGATGATCATTTGGTCGGGTACCAAAAGGGCACCAAAAAAACCTCCGCAGGATTAAATAAATCCCCGGAGGCCTTGAAATATTGGAGCGGGTGACGGGGATCGAACCCGCAACCCTCAGCTTGGGAAGCTGATGCTCTACCATTGAGCTACACCCGCAATGTATTTATTATTATACCCATAAGTAAAAAGGCTGTAAACAAAAAAATAAAAATTTTGGTGACCCCTACGGGATTCGAACCCGTGTTACCGCCGTGAAAGGGCGGTGTCTTAGGCCGCTTGACCAAGGGGCCACAAAATTTTTGTGGTGGTGATCCATCCGCGACTCGAACGCGGGACACCCTGATTAAAAGTCAGGTGCTCTACCAACTGAGCTAATGGATCGTATTTTCTTTTGTTTAGCGCTCAGCGCGCCTCACGAGTGTTATAATACAACATCAGTATAACTTGTGTCAACAAGTTTGTCCGCAAAATTTTACTTGAATAATTTAGTAAAAAAGATAATTAAAATACCGGCAATTGGCGTTTTTAAACAATTCAAGGGGCCCTTTGGCCCCTTAGGTTTTAAGCAAATAAATTTTCCAAGACAATGGTTTGGCTGCGCTTTACACCAACACTGATTAAAGCGATCTTGGTTTCGGTCAGCTCTACAATACGTTCCAAATAGCGTTTGGCGTTGTCCGGCAGGTCTTCGTATCTGGTTACCTGGGAAATATCCTCGGTCCAACCGGGGAACTCTTCGTATACAGGTTCGCACTTGGCCAATTCCTTTAAGGAAGCAGGGAATTCCCTGATGATCTCCCCTTTATAACGGTAGCCGGAGCACAGCTTAATTACCGGCAGGCCGGTTAAAACGTCCAACTTGGTAATGGCCAAGCTGTCCAGACCGCTAATGCGGGCAGCATAGCGAACGATTACTGCATCAAACCAACCGCAACGGCGGGGTCGGCCGGTGGTGGTACCGTATTCATTACCGTTTTTACGGATTTCTTCGCCTAGTTCATCCATTAATTCGGTGGGGAAGGGACCTTCGCCCACTCTGGTGGTGTAGGCCTTAACAATGCCCAGTGCCCGGTTAATTTTGGTGGGACCGATTCCGGTACCCAATGCAGCAGCGGCAGCCGTGGGATGAGAAGAAGTGACATAGGGATAGGTGCCGTGGTCTAAATCCAGTAAGGTACCCTGGGCCCCCTCAAAAAGAACATTTTTGCCTTCTTTAATGGCGTTGTGTACCAGTAAAGACACATCAGCCACCATGGGTTCCAACATCTCGGCATAACCCTGGTATTCCTTGAGCACCTCTTCATAGTCAAAACCCTTGATATTGTACAATTTAGCAAAGATTTGATTTTTGCGTTCCAGGTTGGCCTTCAGCATGACGGGAAATTCTTCCTTATCAATAAGGTCAACAATACGAATGCCAATCCGGGAAGCCTTATCAGTATAGGTTGGGCCAATGCCCCGCTTGGTGGTACCGATTTTTGCCTTACCCTTTTGTTCCTCTTCCACCTCATCCATCAGGCGGTGGTAAGGCATAATTACGTGAGCTCGCTGGCTAATGTACAGCTTGGCGGTGGGTACACCCCGCTCAGCCAGGGAATCCAGTTCTTTTTTTAACACCTGGGGATCAATGACCACACCATTGCCTATAGCACAGAGTTTATCGGGATATAAAATGCCTGAAGGAATCAAGTGCAGCTTAAATTCCTCATCGTCTACCACCACTGTATGTCCGGCATTATTGCCGCCCTGGTAACGAACGATAATATCAGCTTTTTCGGCCAGAAAATCTGTTATTTTTCCCTTACCTTCATCGCCCCACTGGGCTCCTATAATTACAACTGTGGACACAGAAGCACCTCCTAGAGTCTCCCTATATTTCCTGGGCAGCAAATATCCTGCCTCTAATTCCCAACTAAACCACGGCCTTCCCGTATCCTGGTAAATATTCTACCCGCTGAAATAAAAATAACCCAAACAGAAACTTAAAAAGTTATCTATTTGAGTTAGAATTATAATACCCCCACCATTTTTGAATATTATTGTCAAGTTCAACTTAACCAGAACAGGCATATGTTAACATTAGCATATTTGATTGTCAAGTTTCATTATTTGACAATTAATACCCTCTGGACCCATTAGTTTGTTCTTATTTGCACAACCGCCGATTTTATTCTCTTTTGGCTAAATTAACAAATTTGGTAAATTCCCTGAAGAATCCTAATTCCACTGTACCCACCGGGCCATTTCTCTGCTTGGCGATAATAATCTCAGCAATACCCTTTTTTTCAGAGTCCGGGTTATAGTATTCATCACGGTAAATAAACATAATTAAATCAGCATCCTGCTCAATGCTGCCGCTTTCCCGCAGGTCGGACATCATGGGACGTTTATCGGTCCGGCTTTCCACTGCCCGGCTTAACTGGGAAAGGGCCAAAACCGGCACCCCTAATTCTTTGGCCAACCCCTTTAGTTTTCTGGAGATATCGGCAATTTCTTGCTGCCGGTTTTCGATCCGCTTTCCGCCGGACATTAGCTGCAGGTAGTCAATAATAATCAATCCCAGGCCCTTTTCAGCCTTCAGCCGGCGGGCCTTGGATCGCATTTCCCGTACGGTGGCGGCCCCGGTGTCGTCTAAATAAATTGGGGCCCGGGATAAGTGCCTGGCTGCCTCGCTGAGCTTACTCCAGTCTTCATCGGACAGGTTGCCGGTACGAACTTTATGTGCGTCAACCATGGCCTCGGAGCATAACATACGCTGCACCAGCTGCTCCTTGGACATTTCCAAACTAAATATGGCCACCGGTATCTTGTGTTTCAGTGCGGCATATTGACCAATCAAGATGGCCAAAGCTGTTTTACCCATACTGGGGCGAGCCGCCAAAATAATTAGATCGCCCTTTTGAAAACCGTTGGTCATATGGTCTAACTCAATAAAGCCGGTGGGCACCCCGTTGATTTTGCCCCGGTTGTTATAGACCTGTTCCAGGTTTTCAAAGGTATCCACCAAAATATCCTTAATCGGGGTAAAGGTGGTGGTACTGCGACGCTGGCTCAATTCCAGGATGGAACGTTCGGCTTCGTCCAGCAATTCCTCCGGACTCTCAACGCCTTCGTAACCCCGGCTGGCAATTCTGGTACTAACAGATATGAGGGCCCGGGTGAGGGCCTTTTCCTCCACAATCCTGGCATAATACTCAGCATTGGCCGCCGTGGGCACCAGGTTGGCCAGGGTGGCCACATAGGTTATACCGCCTACCTTTTCCAAGTCACCCTTATCCCGCAGTAAGTCGGTGACAGTAATTAAATCCACCGGGCTGCCGCTTTCCGCCAGTTCCAGGATGGCCTCATAGATGATGCGATGGCTTTCCTTATAAAAATCATCCGGTTTTAGGAACTCCATCACCTTAAAGATGGCTTCCCGCTCCAGCAGCATGGCGCCCAGCACTGACTGTTCCGCATCTATATTTTGTGGTGGTACACGGTCGAGCATAAGAAAACCTCTCTTGAGATTCTTTGTGGTCTAGTCGTTAGCCTTAAAGGCTATGCTTTAAGGTCCTGTCCTTAGTCGTTAATACTAAGGCATTAGTTTGGGGTAAAAATTAGTCGTTCGTTTTTGTTGGTATTCTTAAGGCCAAAAAAGCTTCTGTATGCCCCTAAGAAATGCCTATTACGAACGACTGGACCTGTAAGGAATACCCTTCAGGCCAACTAACGACAGACCTATAATTATACAATTCTTTAACTAGCTAAACAAGATCTATTCTGCGGCCAAATACGTCGTAAAATCTCTTCCACCGTTTGTACAGGAATTATTTCTATACCTTTTAAATCCACAGGAACATCTTTAATGTTCTCCGCCGGGATAAATATCTTTTTAATGCCGGCCTGTTTGGCGCCGTAGATTTTTTCAAACACGCCGCCAACAGCCCGCACTTTACCCTGGATGGAAATCTCACCGGTGACGGCAATATTCTGGGGCAGGGGCTGATTTTTAATGGCGCTCAGCATGGCTAACATAATGGCTACGCCGGCCGAGGGGCCGTCAATCCTGCCGCCGCCCACCACGTTGACGTGGACATCGTAATTACTAATATCCTCACCGGTGATTTTTCTAATCACCGAAGCAGCGTTAAACACCGAGTCCTTAGCCATGCTGCCGGCGGTATCGTTAAACCTGATGTTACCCTGGCCCGGACTGCGGGCCGGGAAGGCCACAGTCTCAATTTCAATTACTGAACCAAGATAACCGGCCACACCAAGGCCAAATATTTTACCCACTTCACTGTCATCGGACGCTTTGCACAGGACATAAGGCGTTAACCGGCTGGTTTGAATTACTTCGTAAACATCCTGCACAGTAATGAGAATAGACTCGTCGCCACCTGCTTGTTGCTGCCGGTAAGAGGCCAGACCATAGGCGTCCGCTAAAATGTTTATGGCCTTACGACCTTCAATGGTATATTCAGAAATTATTTCCGGCACCTGGTCATCCATGGCCACCTTTAATTTACCGGCGGCCTGTTTGATAATATTCTGAATGGCGGCCGGCGTCAGGGGTTCAAAGAATATTTCGGCACAGCGGGAGCGCAGGGCCGGGTTAATCTCCTCAGGTTCCCTGGTGGTAGCCCCGATGAGAATAAAATCAGCCGGAGCACCCTCTTCAAATATCTTTTTAATGTACTGGGGCACGTTGCCGTCATTGGGGTCGTAGTAGGCCGAATCAAAAAAGACCCTTTTATCTTCCAGGACTTTAAGTAATTTATTCTGCAGGGCGGGGTCCAGCTCACCCACTTCATCAATAAACAGTACCCCCCCGTGGGCATCGGTGACCAAACCTAACTTGGGCTCGGGGATGCCTGTCTCAGCCAGGTCACGCCGGGCACCCTGGTAAATGGGATCATGCACCGAACCCAGCAGCGGGTTGGTGACTTCTCTGGGATCCCAGCGTAAGGTGGTGCCGTCCACCTCCACAAAAGGGGCGTCCTTGGCAAAGG from Desulfotomaculum nigrificans DSM 574 harbors:
- a CDS encoding adenylosuccinate synthase, which translates into the protein MSTVVIIGAQWGDEGKGKITDFLAEKADIIVRYQGGNNAGHTVVVDDEEFKLHLIPSGILYPDKLCAIGNGVVIDPQVLKKELDSLAERGVPTAKLYISQRAHVIMPYHRLMDEVEEEQKGKAKIGTTKRGIGPTYTDKASRIGIRIVDLIDKEEFPVMLKANLERKNQIFAKLYNIKGFDYEEVLKEYQGYAEMLEPMVADVSLLVHNAIKEGKNVLFEGAQGTLLDLDHGTYPYVTSSHPTAAAAALGTGIGPTKINRALGIVKAYTTRVGEGPFPTELMDELGEEIRKNGNEYGTTTGRPRRCGWFDAVIVRYAARISGLDSLAITKLDVLTGLPVIKLCSGYRYKGEIIREFPASLKELAKCEPVYEEFPGWTEDISQVTRYEDLPDNAKRYLERIVELTETKIALISVGVKRSQTIVLENLFA
- the dnaB gene encoding replicative DNA helicase, which translates into the protein MLDRVPPQNIDAEQSVLGAMLLEREAIFKVMEFLKPDDFYKESHRIIYEAILELAESGSPVDLITVTDLLRDKGDLEKVGGITYVATLANLVPTAANAEYYARIVEEKALTRALISVSTRIASRGYEGVESPEELLDEAERSILELSQRRSTTTFTPIKDILVDTFENLEQVYNNRGKINGVPTGFIELDHMTNGFQKGDLIILAARPSMGKTALAILIGQYAALKHKIPVAIFSLEMSKEQLVQRMLCSEAMVDAHKVRTGNLSDEDWSKLSEAARHLSRAPIYLDDTGAATVREMRSKARRLKAEKGLGLIIIDYLQLMSGGKRIENRQQEIADISRKLKGLAKELGVPVLALSQLSRAVESRTDKRPMMSDLRESGSIEQDADLIMFIYRDEYYNPDSEKKGIAEIIIAKQRNGPVGTVELGFFREFTKFVNLAKRE
- the lonC gene encoding Lon family ATP-dependent protease, which produces MKVFLARFKGTKDQVSGKFSEEDQLKRQVTALYGLLSSIYGSDKLVLRAGKLEALQLMRSERIEERVLALQKLVFEDPTYDTLPTVAEIPAILESIQEEIADTIARRTVEEELEKKIGEKMIQRHEDYYREIKMQVIKENAGPENAQTLKRLAILEKLDSKHLAASAMEVLRPASFAEVIGQERAVKALLAKLASPFPQHIILYGPPGVGKTTAARLALEVAKGIKQSPFAKDAPFVEVDGTTLRWDPREVTNPLLGSVHDPIYQGARRDLAETGIPEPKLGLVTDAHGGVLFIDEVGELDPALQNKLLKVLEDKRVFFDSAYYDPNDGNVPQYIKKIFEEGAPADFILIGATTREPEEINPALRSRCAEIFFEPLTPAAIQNIIKQAAGKLKVAMDDQVPEIISEYTIEGRKAINILADAYGLASYRQQQAGGDESILITVQDVYEVIQTSRLTPYVLCKASDDSEVGKIFGLGVAGYLGSVIEIETVAFPARSPGQGNIRFNDTAGSMAKDSVFNAASVIRKITGEDISNYDVHVNVVGGGRIDGPSAGVAIMLAMLSAIKNQPLPQNIAVTGEISIQGKVRAVGGVFEKIYGAKQAGIKKIFIPAENIKDVPVDLKGIEIIPVQTVEEILRRIWPQNRSCLAS
- the scfA gene encoding six-cysteine ranthipeptide SCIFF; protein product: MKDLTKHIKTLNKTSLKETLKTGGCGECATSCQSACKTSCTVGNQVCAKQA
- the scfB gene encoding thioether cross-link-forming SCIFF peptide maturase, whose product is MLHKFIFDDVRIVLDVHSGAVHVVDELVWDILDQYQARTKEEILALLSAKYNTADIEQAFIEIEGLQQEGLLFTTDPHREGYQPKRDGVVKALCLHAAHDCNLRCRYCFAGQGQFGGPSGLLSEEVGRAAIDFLIEQSGNRKHVEIDFFGGEPLLNFKVIKELVPYGRQKAEQAGKKIKFTLTTNGVLLNQEVQQFLIDNDMAAVLSLDGRPEVHNAMRPAPSGKGSYDMVVKHFQEYVQRQPAAGYYIRGTFTRHNLDFSQDVLHMAELGFKDVSVEPVVAGNDTDYAFKEEDIPSLMDQYDKLTRELWARRQAGEPINFFHFNIDLKGGPCLPKRLSGCGAGYEYLAVTPEGDLYPCHQFVGKPEFLLGNVKEGIKRHDIIDGFRQAHVYNKEACQNCWAKFYCSGGCHANAMAFNGDLLKPYQLGCQLAKKRFECAIYLQVKQAGLA